In the genome of Entelurus aequoreus isolate RoL-2023_Sb linkage group LG15, RoL_Eaeq_v1.1, whole genome shotgun sequence, one region contains:
- the LOC133630419 gene encoding cilia- and flagella-associated protein 45-like, with protein sequence MGNFQLLVKENNPLLDGGLFGMSSEQKYSRSDTNASVPLTRNKPQNQRVICNRGFIYHVRVPREDPQENPISLTASEYERLLARVRGPSFLEKEKEAFRKASQKRKDDTKAAEERRRQIIEKDLYAFKVETQTDVQSKRQGFERYRHMRCKAQMEKDNQILRMDIRIQKCKIQAELDTQLQWKKQCEAVEYAKEKAEFERELNHHQEMLIRHEEKEIKRQVEARHHLDVLSGQIREREQIASANRRERIAIAQSLNEDDRMKIKCLDELKEERLTELKASGIPEKYCNYVRRKTTQEEAKRLQFQYLAQ encoded by the coding sequence ATGGGTAATTTCCAGCTCCTCGTCAAGGAGAATAATCCGTTACTGGATGGAGGTCTATTTGGGATGAGCAGCGAACAGAAATATTCCAGATCAGACACCAATGCCTCCGTTCCTTTGACCCGAAACAAGCCACAAAACCAACGTGTGATTTGTAACCGAGGATTCATTTATCATGTCAGAGTTCCGCGTGAGGATCCACAGGAAAATCCGATAAGTCTTACAGCTTCTGAGTATGAGAGGCTTCTGGCAAGGGTCAGGGGTCCAAGTTTcttggagaaggagaaggaggcttTTAGAAAGGCTTCTCAGAAAAGGAAAGATGATACTAAGGCTGCGGAAGAAAGGAGGCGTCAGATCATTGAGAAGGACCTTTACGCTTTTAAGGTGGAGACACAGACTGACGTGCAGTCCAAAAGGCAAGGTTTTGAGCGGTATCGACACATGCGCTGCAAAGCTCAAATGGAGAAGGACAATCAGATCCTAAGAATGGACATCCGTATTCAGAAGTGTAAGATCCAAGCCGAGCTTGACACCCAGCTTCAATGGAAAAAACAATGCGAGGCTGTCGAGTACGCCAAAGAGAAGGCTGAGTTTGAGCGGGAGCTTAATCATCACCAGGAGATGCTCATCAGGCACGAGGAGAAGGAGATAAAGCGCCAGGTGGAGGCACGCCACCATCTGGATGTTCTATCGGGGCAGATAAGGGAACGGGAGCAAATTGCGAGCGCCAACCGTCGGGAGAGGATCGCAATAGCTCAGAGCCTTAACGAGGACGATCGGATGAAAATAAAATGCCTTGATGAGCTCAAGGAGGAGAGACTGACTGAGCTCAAAGCTAGCGGGATCCCGGaaaaatactgcaattatgtGAGGAGAAAGACCACACAAGAGGAAGCCAAGCGCTTGCAGTTTCAGTACCTCGCACAATGA